From a single Micromonospora pallida genomic region:
- a CDS encoding glycerophosphodiester phosphodiesterase — protein sequence MSAPLVFAHRGSSAVLPEHTLPAYLRAIEEGADGLECDVRLTRDGHLVCVHDPRLDRTSNGHGRVSTRTLAELDALDFGSWHPGCGPLDADEPVDPARTRLLTLERLLDAVLAAGRPVRLLVETKHPTRYGGDVERRLVELLRRYGLAEPGPDDPVRITVMSFSPLAVRRTRELAPALPTVLLLDSLPAWLRAGRLPFGARVAGPGIALVRARPQLVPALRSAGNQVYVWTVNEPDDLDLVLNAGVDGIITDRPALALARRG from the coding sequence ATGAGCGCACCACTGGTCTTCGCCCACCGGGGTTCCTCAGCCGTGTTGCCCGAGCACACCCTCCCGGCGTACCTGCGGGCGATCGAGGAGGGTGCCGACGGGCTGGAGTGCGACGTCCGGCTGACCCGGGACGGGCACCTGGTCTGCGTGCACGACCCACGGCTGGACCGGACCAGCAACGGGCACGGCCGGGTCAGCACCCGGACCCTCGCCGAGCTGGACGCGCTGGACTTCGGCTCCTGGCACCCGGGCTGCGGACCGCTCGACGCCGACGAGCCGGTCGACCCGGCACGCACCCGGCTGCTCACCCTGGAGCGGCTGCTCGACGCGGTGCTCGCGGCCGGCCGACCGGTGCGGTTGCTGGTGGAGACCAAGCACCCCACCCGGTACGGCGGGGACGTGGAACGGCGGCTGGTCGAGCTGCTGCGCCGGTACGGCCTCGCCGAGCCCGGCCCGGACGACCCGGTACGGATCACCGTGATGTCGTTCTCGCCGCTGGCGGTGCGGCGTACCCGGGAACTCGCCCCGGCGCTGCCGACCGTCCTGCTGCTGGACAGCCTGCCGGCGTGGCTGCGCGCGGGCCGGCTGCCGTTCGGCGCCCGGGTCGCCGGGCCCGGCATCGCGCTGGTCCGGGCCCGACCGCAGCTGGTCCCCGCGTTGCGCTCCGCCGGCAACCAGGTCTACGTCTGGACGGTCAACGAACCGGACGACCTCGACCTGGTCCTCAACGCCGGGGTGGACGGCATCATCACCGACCGACCCGCCCTGGCCCTGGCGCGGCGTGGCTGA
- a CDS encoding rhodanese-like domain-containing protein, which produces MFGPQIPTVTVNEITDATYLLDVREDGEWAAGHAPGAHHLPMMELPARLAEVPTDVDVAVICRSGGRSGHVVAHLVQNGWDRVRNVEGGMQQWAAAGRPVTTDSGAPGQVV; this is translated from the coding sequence GTGTTCGGACCCCAGATTCCCACCGTGACCGTGAACGAGATCACCGACGCCACCTACCTGCTGGACGTGCGGGAGGACGGCGAGTGGGCGGCGGGGCATGCCCCCGGCGCGCACCACCTGCCGATGATGGAACTACCCGCCCGGCTCGCCGAGGTGCCCACCGACGTCGACGTCGCGGTGATCTGCCGGTCCGGCGGTCGATCGGGGCACGTCGTCGCGCACCTGGTGCAGAACGGGTGGGACCGGGTCCGCAACGTCGAGGGCGGGATGCAGCAGTGGGCCGCCGCCGGCCGTCCGGTCACCACCGACAGCGGGGCACCGGGTCAGGTCGTCTAG